The following are encoded in a window of Alosa sapidissima isolate fAloSap1 chromosome 12, fAloSap1.pri, whole genome shotgun sequence genomic DNA:
- the dcun1d4 gene encoding DCN1-like protein 4 isoform X5, whose product MEKFCEDIGVEPENVVMLVLAWKLDAQSMGYFTLQEWLKGMGSLQCDSTEKLRRSLDYLRSVLNDPTNFKLIYRYAFDFAREKDQRSLDLNTAKCMLGLLLGKTWPLFPVFNQFLEQSKYKVINKDQWCNVLEFSRTINLDLSNYDEDGAWPVLLDEFVEWYKDRDMS is encoded by the exons ATGGAGAAGTTCTGTGAAGATATAGGAGTGGAACCAGAAAAT GTGGTGATGCTGGTCCTAGCCTGGAAGCTGGACGCCCAGAGTATGGGCTATTTCACCTTACAGGAGTGGCTGAAGGGCATGGGCTCCTTGCA GTGTGACTCAACAGAGAAGCTGCGCAGGTCCCTTGATTACCTGAGGTCTGTCCTTAATGACCCCACCAACTTTAAGCTCATCTACCGATATGCCTTTGATTTTGCCCGG GAAAAGGACCAGAGGAGTTTAGACTTGAATACAGCCAAATGCATGCTGGGTCTTCTCCTGGGGAAGACATGGCCATTGTTTCCCGTGTTTAACCAGTTTCTAGAG CAATCGAAGTACAAAGTTATAAATAAAGACCAGTGGTGCAATGTCCTAGAGTTCAGCAGGACCATCAATCTGGATCTTAGCAACTATGATGAAGACGGAGCTT GGCCCGTGTTGTTGGATGAGTTTGTAGAGTGGTACAAAGACAGGGACATGTCATAG
- the dcun1d4 gene encoding DCN1-like protein 4 isoform X4, whose amino-acid sequence MPPRKKRRPTAGDDLSAKKSRQDSVFRKHESSRIQEEEAFSSKRCLEWFYEYAGCDDVVGPEGMEKFCEDIGVEPENVVMLVLAWKLDAQSMGYFTLQEWLKGMGSLQCDSTEKLRRSLDYLRSVLNDPTNFKLIYRYAFDFAREKDQRSLDLNTAKCMLGLLLGKTWPLFPVFNQFLEQSKYKVINKDQWCNVLEFSRTINLDLSNYDEDGAWPVLLDEFVEWYKDRDMS is encoded by the exons TGTTTTCAGAAAACACGAGTCCTCACGTatccaggaggaggaggccttCTCCAGTAAGAGGTGTCTGGAGTGGTTCTACGAGTATGCCG GATGTGATGATGTCGTGGGACCAGAGGGGATGGAGAAGTTCTGTGAAGATATAGGAGTGGAACCAGAAAAT GTGGTGATGCTGGTCCTAGCCTGGAAGCTGGACGCCCAGAGTATGGGCTATTTCACCTTACAGGAGTGGCTGAAGGGCATGGGCTCCTTGCA GTGTGACTCAACAGAGAAGCTGCGCAGGTCCCTTGATTACCTGAGGTCTGTCCTTAATGACCCCACCAACTTTAAGCTCATCTACCGATATGCCTTTGATTTTGCCCGG GAAAAGGACCAGAGGAGTTTAGACTTGAATACAGCCAAATGCATGCTGGGTCTTCTCCTGGGGAAGACATGGCCATTGTTTCCCGTGTTTAACCAGTTTCTAGAG CAATCGAAGTACAAAGTTATAAATAAAGACCAGTGGTGCAATGTCCTAGAGTTCAGCAGGACCATCAATCTGGATCTTAGCAACTATGATGAAGACGGAGCTT GGCCCGTGTTGTTGGATGAGTTTGTAGAGTGGTACAAAGACAGGGACATGTCATAG